The following proteins come from a genomic window of Gottfriedia acidiceleris:
- a CDS encoding TraR/DksA family transcriptional regulator translates to MRSNEIFHIKQELELIKNELLHRLFSEPISSTDIEQQHSIFEETNKHHILVEDMQNDLYDIEIALQKIDHGLFGYCEVTGQAIPIEKLKVLPTGRTLEDFSFVRNHY, encoded by the coding sequence ATGAGGAGCAATGAAATTTTCCATATTAAACAAGAGCTCGAACTAATTAAAAATGAATTGCTACATCGTTTATTTTCTGAACCAATAAGTTCTACTGATATTGAGCAGCAACATTCAATTTTCGAGGAGACAAATAAACATCATATCCTAGTTGAAGACATGCAAAATGATTTATATGATATTGAGATTGCCTTGCAAAAAATTGACCATGGATTATTTGGTTATTGTGAAGTAACTGGGCAAGCGATCCCTATTGAAAAATTAAAAGTGCTTCCAACAGGTCGAACGTTAGAGGATTTTAGTTTTGTAAGAAATCATTACTAA
- the lspA gene encoding signal peptidase II: protein MAYIIAVIVILIDQLTKLAVLKKMYLGENIEIIKNIFYITSHRNQGAAWGMLQGKMGFFYLITLVFVVAVIYFIQKHAKGDRFLGLSLGLVLGGAIGNFIDRFFRKEVVDFIHVYIFNYNFPVFNIADSALCVGVILLFIITLLEDKRGVKK, encoded by the coding sequence ATGGCATATATTATTGCGGTAATTGTCATTTTAATTGATCAACTGACAAAACTTGCAGTTTTAAAGAAGATGTATTTAGGAGAAAATATTGAAATTATTAAAAATATTTTTTACATAACATCACATCGCAATCAAGGAGCGGCTTGGGGGATGCTCCAAGGAAAAATGGGCTTCTTTTATTTAATTACTTTAGTCTTTGTCGTAGCAGTGATTTACTTTATCCAAAAGCACGCAAAAGGAGATCGATTCCTTGGTCTATCTTTAGGATTAGTTTTAGGTGGTGCGATCGGTAATTTTATTGATCGATTCTTCCGTAAAGAAGTAGTTGATTTTATTCATGTTTATATTTTTAATTATAATTTCCCTGTATTTAATATCGCAGACTCAGCACTTTGTGTGGGCGTTATTTTATTATTTATTATTACTTTATTGGAAGATAAAAGAGGAGTTAAGAAATGA
- a CDS encoding RluA family pseudouridine synthase, producing the protein MTVFAFTVQEDQHLERIDTFIATQNDEWSRSQVQTWLKEDFVLVNGEKIKRNYKVKQGDEILVSVPDPKPLEVIAENIPLDVYYEDADVIVVNKPRGMVVHPALGHETGTLVNALMYHCKDLSGINGVLRPGIVHRIDKDTSGLLMVAKNDVAHEKLAEQLRQKTSVRKYIAIVHGVIPHEEGTIDAPIGRDKSDRQSMTVTEDNSKEAVTHFRVLERFEEFTLVECQLETGRTHQIRVHMKYIGYPLAGDPKYGPRKTLDIDGQALHAAVLGFNHPRTNEYLEFSAPIPEVLENIIEQLRR; encoded by the coding sequence ATGACAGTTTTTGCTTTTACAGTTCAAGAGGATCAACATTTAGAAAGAATCGATACGTTTATTGCAACTCAAAATGATGAGTGGTCAAGGTCTCAAGTACAAACATGGTTAAAAGAAGATTTTGTATTAGTGAACGGCGAAAAAATTAAACGTAATTATAAAGTAAAACAGGGCGATGAAATATTAGTTTCAGTACCTGATCCAAAGCCGTTAGAAGTAATAGCTGAGAATATTCCACTTGATGTTTATTATGAGGATGCGGATGTTATTGTTGTAAATAAACCACGTGGAATGGTAGTTCACCCTGCATTAGGTCATGAAACGGGTACTTTAGTGAACGCTTTAATGTATCATTGTAAAGATTTATCTGGCATTAATGGTGTTTTAAGACCAGGTATAGTACATCGAATCGATAAGGATACATCAGGTTTATTAATGGTTGCAAAAAATGATGTGGCTCATGAGAAACTTGCAGAGCAATTACGTCAAAAAACCTCTGTACGTAAGTATATTGCGATTGTACATGGTGTAATTCCGCATGAGGAAGGCACAATCGATGCGCCAATAGGGCGAGATAAAAGTGATCGTCAAAGTATGACGGTTACCGAAGATAATAGTAAAGAAGCAGTGACTCATTTTAGAGTATTAGAGAGATTTGAAGAGTTTACTTTAGTTGAATGTCAGCTTGAAACAGGCCGTACTCACCAAATTCGTGTTCATATGAAATACATAGGTTACCCGTTAGCTGGTGATCCAAAGTATGGACCACGTAAAACATTAGATATAGATGGTCAGGCACTACATGCAGCTGTTTTAGGATTTAATCATCCAAGAACAAATGAATATTTAGAGTTTTCAGCTCCTATTCCAGAAGTACTTGAAAATATTATTGAACAATTACGCAGATAA
- the pyrR gene encoding bifunctional pyr operon transcriptional regulator/uracil phosphoribosyltransferase PyrR, whose translation MTEKAIILDELAIRRGLTRIAHEMLENNKGIENIVLVGIKTRGVYLAKRIAERIKQIEGKEVIMGDLDITLYRDDLSTKTENKEPLVKGSNVPVDLTNKKVILVDDVLYTGRTVRAAMDAVMDLGRPAQIQLAVLVDRGHRELPVRADYVGKNIPTSSNEKVVVALKETDDHDKVSIFEK comes from the coding sequence ATGACTGAAAAAGCAATCATCTTAGACGAATTAGCGATTAGACGTGGTTTAACAAGAATAGCACATGAAATGCTAGAAAATAACAAAGGTATTGAAAATATTGTTTTAGTTGGGATTAAAACAAGAGGTGTTTATCTAGCAAAACGTATTGCAGAAAGAATTAAACAGATTGAAGGTAAAGAAGTAATCATGGGCGATTTAGATATTACTCTTTATCGAGATGATTTATCAACAAAGACAGAAAATAAAGAACCATTAGTAAAGGGTTCAAATGTTCCTGTTGACCTAACAAACAAAAAAGTAATTTTAGTTGATGATGTGCTTTACACAGGTAGAACAGTTCGTGCCGCAATGGACGCTGTGATGGACCTAGGTAGACCGGCACAAATACAATTAGCAGTTTTAGTAGATCGAGGACATCGTGAGCTTCCAGTAAGAGCAGACTATGTTGGTAAAAATATTCCAACTTCGAGTAATGAAAAAGTAGTCGTAGCATTAAAGGAAACAGATGACCACGATAAAGTAAGTATATTTGAAAAATAG